GTCACCGACACGCACATGCCAACCTGTGACATATACGATGCGATTTTCCTCATTATATATCTCGTAATGCGCAGCATATGCCTCTGTCGTCAGAAAAAAAAGAGAGCATATCAAAAGTACTACGATTCGTTTCATTATGACTCTCCTTTCTCCTTGGAATATTTATCAGCAGATTTCGATTTAGAAACCATTCTCAATTTTCGTTCTTTACCATCCGGAGTCAATTCTTCACTGAATTCATAGATATCTGCTGTTCGTTTCATCTTAAAAGAATCATTTCGTGCCATACGTTCACGAGTTTCACCAATACATTCCGCAGTCATAACGGCTACCAATCCTGCAATCATGATTACATCGAACGCACCTGCTCCGCCGATTGCAGTTGTTCCCACAATACCGCTCGTCAATAGCATCCCCATATGCAAAAGATCGCTCAAGACGATTCCAAGCACACCGCCGATAAAAGCGCTTCGCCGTGATCTGCCGAACAAATATGCAACAAGTCCTGCCGCAATACCATAGAACAATTTTGGATCGATGAACATCGTTTCCGGCTCATTCGGCATATAACGCGATCCAAGAAAAACGAGTGTTCCCACAATGACAGCTGATAAAATCGCACGCAGTCTTTCGCGCATCGTATCAGCTTTCAAGATAAGCCAACCACATAATAAGATCGGTATAATCGCACCACCAACGTTGATCGTCAACACTGAGGGTGAAGACATGATTGGAATATTGACAAAGCTTCCTATTCCGATCGCCAAAAGCAAAATAATCGCTTGCTTATCGGTCAG
This genomic stretch from Selenomonadales bacterium harbors:
- a CDS encoding DUF1614 domain-containing protein — its product is MPLGMITLLVILALVYFGTAQRILDRMRLTDKQAIILLLAIGIGSFVNIPIMSSPSVLTINVGGAIIPILLCGWLILKADTMRERLRAILSAVIVGTLVFLGSRYMPNEPETMFIDPKLFYGIAAGLVAYLFGRSRRSAFIGGVLGIVLSDLLHMGMLLTSGIVGTTAIGGAGAFDVIMIAGLVAVMTAECIGETRERMARNDSFKMKRTADIYEFSEELTPDGKERKLRMVSKSKSADKYSKEKGES